The DNA window TGGGTTTCCAGAAATAAATTAAGCATAGAAAGATATGATTACCCAGTTTTGTCCACAAAAATCGCCATGAGAAACATTAAGATATGTATCAAGTAAGAAGCACTAAAAATATAAGGACCAAATAATATCCGCCATTGTATTGGTTGCTGACAGAATACCCTTCCAAATTGGTAAAACAAGTTTAATCTGAGGAAAAGGTATTTTCTAAGCCAAAAAGCAACCATATAAATTCTACTGAACTTAAAAAAATGCGTCAAGGCTTCAGAGGGGAGAGAATTCCCATATGTAGACGACACGATCAGAAGCGATGAACAAAATTGCAAGCACTTCTCTTTATCATTTTCTAACAGCTGTGAAGTTGAAGCGATGTCTTCGTTCACGGAGTTGGGGGAAAGAGAAATCGAGTTCTTCGTCTCCTAAGATTATGAACGAAAATATAAACAAACGTTCACCCAACTCAATAGGAGTGGAGTGTAGCAAGATTCAAACATCCTAGTCCTGTCCCTCGTgaaatttgagaagaaaataaaCATGTGCGTCAGTTCTCCGGTGACTATGTGCATCTGTCCGACATTTTAGCTTAAGAAAAATCTACTGTTTGCGGTGTAACTTAGCGATCCCATTCTCTCACGTCTATGGCTCGTGACTACTCCCTGCAATGCTCATCTCGTAGTAAGGCTGTCTAAACTAGTACTTTTTAACACGCTGAAATACCTGTTCATCAACTTTCTTTCTCCAGCTTCATTGTAAGCCATTGGTTTCAGTTATCACCTGAAGAAGTTCCAGCGGAGTAGCTGCAGGATCAAGCTCCAGGCAATCTTTGGGGGCGTTTTGAGCTTCTTGACCAGAAAGCAAATGCTTTGGGACCTGATGAGAAAATCGGAACATCTCTTCCTTGGGTATTCTGTAGATCGTTTCAGGGTCCAAATTTGGACAAAATACTGTTTTGAACCCGACCACCTTCACAAGAGGAGCAACAGTCACACCCATATCCTCGCTATAGTTGTCTAATACCGTCACCATATCATACTGGTGTATAACTTCATCAGGTGTCTGCTCGTTCCAATCAGATGACCAGTTTTTGTAGAGTGCCCAAACTTCACCCTTTCTGGGGAGTATTAAAATGCCTCCACGCAGCCCTTTTGAACAGCTAACCTTATGAGAAAAGGCATTGAGGAATTTACAAGTTTCATATTTGCCCACCCTAAATTCTCCACATGTTTTATAGAAACCTGAGCCTATCCAATCTAAACTACCAAATTCACTGTTGGTTTTTGAGTTAAGCCAGCTGATCCTCAACTTAAATGGCTTTCTAGAGATGACCTTGTTGATTAGAGCATAGAAACGTGGCATGCCATCGTCATTGTCATAGGCAGCCCAAACCTCATTATCTCCAAAAGAACTTTCTGTTCTATCCAGatcaaaatcataaaaatcggGATCTGGTACATTTATGGATGGTAAAACAGGATCCTCTTTTGTGGCATTACCAGAAGCACGGTTAACCTGACGTTCTCGACTTATCTCTTTCTTGCTTGCTTTCGTCTTGTCTTTCTCTTTAGTCACGGGCTTGGATGTCATCTCCAACCGCCATTCATTTTGCTTCTTGTGAATCTCCTGCCGGGCCTTGACCATCAACATGTTTCGGGTTTCCATGCCAGTCAACTCTCTAGTGATGTTTGGCATATGGTATGTTCCAGAAAAACCATAAACACTTGATCCAGCATTCGTACTGGAAGTTCCAAATCCACCATGTCCCTGGGCTGAATTATTGTTCGTTCCAGATCTCCTGACATCTTCATCTAATTTTCTCTTTTTAATATTTGCCTCCCACCCGGAGGAGAAATGTGATTCAGTTTGTGCCCTCTTCAACTTATCCTGTGCCAGTTGAACAACATTGGCGGCTTTTGCTGCAATTGAAGAATCTGTCCTACCTACAGTAGCTGTTCCAGAGAGTGAATCCTCATGGTGGTTAACATACCTACAAGAATTTGGATCTGACTGGCCTGGTATGGACTTTCGAGCAGCCGCACAATTTTTTACAGGATCAAAAGCATTTCGACTGGGTACATGATTACCATGACTTGAGTGCCGCTGCCGAGGAAACTGATTGGTTGATTCAGAACAATTAAATGGTGAAGCAGTCTCTATAGCCGTAAAGGCCTTCTTACAATTGGGACAAAGAAGAGTATTGTTAAGATATATCCTTACATACTCATAATGCATCTTGCACAAATCACAGATCGTCCAAAATGTATCAGTTCTTTGATGGGATGGAGTAGGAGCAGTAGGTTTAGGGGGAACCTTCACATTATTATTTTGGGTCACCGGAGCTGATGATGTCCTGCTTGCAAATTTGTGATATCCATTCGCCCTGGGTGCTGCTGATGGACCACCATTATGCATAGGAACCTTCAGGGGAAACCCCTTGGAGCCTCTCCTTTGATTATAAGCCAACCTTTTTGCCTTATCTGATAACAAAGTCCATGCTTCAGAAACTAGTTTAAATGCACCTTCGGCACCAGCAGATTTATTTTTATCAGGGTGCAGCATGAGGGCAAACTTCCTGTACTGTTTTCTTATTGTTTCATCATCAGCTGAGGGGCTTACACCAAGTACTCCATACCAATCTACTTCCCCACTTATCTTATTCTCCGCAGATACATATACATCCAGTGTCGCCAGCAATTGGGATATGCCATCCAACCCAGCATACAGAGTTTGAGCTTTCAAGGAAAATTTTCTAGCACCTCCAAAATCTTTTTTCTCCAACTTTCCCTCAGCAATTGATTTGGCCCTAAGGGCTTCATCTTTGTTGCATTCCATCCTTAAATGATATGCCTCCAAATTTTCACCTGATTATCAATGCGTGTATTCTAGAGTCGTAACAAGAACCACAGAATAACAAGGATTGTTTGGCAACAAAGGTCCTCCCGAATAATACTTTCCAAACACCTGAGGCATGACAGgggataaaatatatattattacaaaatatatatataaatcccAGAACAGAATTATTATGATTAAAATGCGATATTCACGGAACGGTATGACTTCATAAATAATATCACGTGAATCATATTTTGTCGACTATCAAGATTTACTAGGGGTGATGGATCACGACAAAATCACACCATTACAGAATATTGGCAAATAACTGGCTTATGACTTTAACTTCCAAAGTAATATCCTCGAAGGCTTGGAATAAAACGTGAAATCAATTATTGAGATCAGAACTAAAACAAAGAAGTAAAAAATTCTGCATACACCATGTCTTGCAGCAGCGGTGCAGCCAATAGATTGATACACAGACAACACTTACATTAGAATTTCAACCACCAACACATTATTGAGCACCCCATCTTCTCGACATTAGAAAAAAGTCAAGAACTAAAGGCACTTAAACACGACCTGCTTTACACCAACGAAATTACTCTTGCTCGGGATCATTATGTAGTTTCTTTAAACTTTTTTTCAATATCAACTGCCTAATAATACTCAACATCCACCACCCATTGTAGCCTAAAAAGGATTAGGAATATTGGCATTTGCCCGACACTAAATAATACGTAATCATTATAAAAGGAACCCCTTCCACAGATTGGCATGTCTCACGATCTGGTAGGGTCACTCCTCCATACTACACTTCAACAGTACCAATGTGTAGGGAGGAAAAAATGGTGATGAAGAAACGTGAGGcaaatgaaaaacaaaaaaaaaaggaaggAATAATTACTGCACAACAAGGATCAGATATATGATTACTCTGCCATATTTGCTACCGATTTAACTTAGTCGGATAGAAACTTTTCTAATCTACCAAAAGGGGACATCAGCATAACATACATGGATACTCACTTTCGGATCCCCGCCTGCAGTTATTCAATCTGATTAAATTTTAGTTTACAATTTCCAAATTCAAGGGAATTATGCTAAAAATAAAAAGTTCGAAAACTTTATTTCCAGTCTGTACATTTCCAAAACTCTTAAGAGGTTAAAAATACTTTGAGAATACAAGAAAACATAGGATAAACTTCACACAACATAATTGCTaaactgtaaaaaaaaaatggatcTGATCGGATATTGAAATTTGATATCTGTAATTCTGTATCTAATCCAGTAATACACACATGGAAAATTTTGGTCTTACTGGATATCTGAACGATTGTAT is part of the Primulina eburnea isolate SZY01 chromosome 1, ASM2296580v1, whole genome shotgun sequence genome and encodes:
- the LOC140826214 gene encoding uncharacterized protein; protein product: MECNKDEALRAKSIAEGKLEKKDFGGARKFSLKAQTLYAGLDGISQLLATLDVYVSAENKISGEVDWYGVLGVSPSADDETIRKQYRKFALMLHPDKNKSAGAEGAFKLVSEAWTLLSDKAKRLAYNQRRGSKGFPLKVPMHNGGPSAAPRANGYHKFASRTSSAPVTQNNNVKVPPKPTAPTPSHQRTDTFWTICDLCKMHYEYVRIYLNNTLLCPNCKKAFTAIETASPFNCSESTNQFPRQRHSSHGNHVPSRNAFDPVKNCAAARKSIPGQSDPNSCRYVNHHEDSLSGTATVGRTDSSIAAKAANVVQLAQDKLKRAQTESHFSSGWEANIKKRKLDEDVRRSGTNNNSAQGHGGFGTSSTNAGSSVYGFSGTYHMPNITRELTGMETRNMLMVKARQEIHKKQNEWRLEMTSKPVTKEKDKTKASKKEISRERQVNRASGNATKEDPVLPSINVPDPDFYDFDLDRTESSFGDNEVWAAYDNDDGMPRFYALINKVISRKPFKLRISWLNSKTNSEFGSLDWIGSGFYKTCGEFRVGKYETCKFLNAFSHKVSCSKGLRGGILILPRKGEVWALYKNWSSDWNEQTPDEVIHQYDMVTVLDNYSEDMGVTVAPLVKVVGFKTVFCPNLDPETIYRIPKEEMFRFSHQVPKHLLSGQEAQNAPKDCLELDPAATPLELLQVITETNGLQ